Proteins encoded together in one Streptomyces sp. TLI_171 window:
- a CDS encoding ABC transporter ATP-binding protein produces the protein MTTAASAAHLSHLPEQGDVAAQARQVTKAYGTGETRVTALDAVDVDIRSGRFTAIMGPSGSGKSTLMHCLAGLDTVSQGRIWIGDTEITGLKDKQLTKLRRDKIGFIFQAFNLLPTLNALENITLPMDIAGRKPDRAWLQQVIDTVGLSDRLKHRPGQLSGGQQQRVAVARALAARPEIIFGDEPTGNLDSRSGAEVLGFLRRSVDELGQTIVMVTHDPVAAGHADRVLFLADGSIVDEMHNPTADSVLTRMRRFDGKRTS, from the coding sequence GTGACCACGGCAGCGAGCGCCGCGCACCTCTCACACCTTCCGGAGCAGGGCGACGTCGCCGCCCAGGCCCGGCAGGTCACCAAGGCGTACGGCACCGGGGAGACCCGGGTGACGGCGCTCGACGCGGTCGACGTCGACATCCGGAGCGGCCGGTTCACGGCGATCATGGGCCCATCGGGCTCCGGCAAGTCGACCCTGATGCACTGCCTGGCCGGCCTCGACACGGTCTCCCAGGGCCGGATCTGGATCGGCGACACCGAGATCACCGGCCTGAAGGACAAGCAGCTCACCAAGCTGCGCCGGGACAAGATCGGCTTCATCTTCCAGGCGTTCAACCTGCTCCCCACGCTGAACGCGCTGGAGAACATCACGCTGCCGATGGACATCGCCGGCCGCAAGCCCGACCGGGCCTGGCTCCAGCAGGTGATCGACACCGTCGGCCTGTCCGACCGCCTCAAGCACCGCCCCGGCCAGCTCTCCGGCGGCCAGCAGCAGCGCGTCGCGGTGGCCCGCGCCCTGGCCGCCCGCCCCGAGATCATCTTCGGCGACGAGCCGACCGGAAACCTGGACAGCCGCTCCGGCGCCGAGGTGCTCGGCTTCCTGCGCCGCTCGGTCGACGAACTCGGCCAGACCATCGTCATGGTGACGCACGATCCGGTCGCCGCCGGCCACGCCGACCGGGTGCTGTTCCTCGCCGACGGCTCCATCGTCGACGAGATGCACAACCCCACGGCCGACTCCGTCCTGACCCGCATGCGCCGTTTCGACGGCAAGCGCACCAGCTGA
- a CDS encoding acyl-CoA dehydrogenase family protein — protein MAGADFDLYRIGEEHEMLRESVRSLAEAKIAPFAAAVDEEGRFPAEALEALRANDLHAVHVPEEFGGAGADALATVIVIEEVARVCASSSLIPAVNKLGSLPVQLSGSEELKAKYLGALARGEGMFSYCLSEPEAGSDAAGMKTRAVRDGDFWVLNGVKRWITNAGVSEFYTVMAVTDPSLRSKGISAFVVEKGDEGVSFGAPEKKLGIKGSPTREVYFDDVRIPAERMIGAEGTGFATAMKTLDHTRVTIAAQALGIAQGALDYAKGYVRERKQFGKAIAEFQGVQFMLADMAMKLEAARQLTYAAAAKSQRTDGDLTFFGAAAKCFASDVAMEITTDAVQLLGGYGYTRDYPVERMMRDAKITQIYEGTNQVQRIVMARNLP, from the coding sequence ATGGCCGGCGCGGACTTCGACCTGTACCGGATCGGCGAGGAGCACGAGATGCTCCGGGAGTCGGTGCGTTCGCTGGCGGAGGCGAAGATCGCCCCGTTCGCGGCGGCGGTGGACGAGGAGGGGCGTTTCCCGGCGGAGGCGTTGGAGGCGTTGCGGGCGAACGATCTGCATGCGGTGCACGTGCCGGAGGAGTTCGGTGGTGCGGGGGCGGACGCGTTGGCGACGGTGATCGTGATCGAGGAGGTGGCGCGGGTGTGCGCGTCCTCGTCGTTGATCCCGGCGGTGAACAAGCTGGGTTCGCTGCCGGTGCAGTTGTCGGGTTCGGAGGAGTTGAAGGCGAAGTACCTGGGGGCGCTGGCGCGGGGCGAGGGGATGTTCTCGTACTGCCTGTCGGAGCCGGAGGCGGGTTCGGACGCGGCGGGGATGAAGACGCGGGCGGTGCGCGACGGTGACTTCTGGGTGCTCAACGGTGTGAAGCGGTGGATCACCAATGCGGGCGTGTCGGAGTTCTACACGGTGATGGCGGTGACGGACCCGTCGCTGCGGTCGAAGGGCATTTCGGCGTTCGTGGTGGAGAAGGGCGACGAGGGGGTGTCGTTCGGTGCGCCGGAGAAGAAGCTGGGGATCAAGGGGTCGCCGACGCGTGAGGTGTACTTCGACGACGTGCGGATCCCGGCGGAGCGGATGATCGGTGCGGAGGGGACGGGGTTCGCGACGGCGATGAAGACCCTGGACCACACGCGGGTGACGATCGCGGCGCAGGCGCTGGGGATCGCGCAGGGCGCGTTGGACTACGCGAAGGGCTACGTGCGGGAGCGCAAGCAGTTCGGGAAGGCGATCGCGGAGTTCCAGGGTGTGCAGTTCATGCTCGCGGACATGGCGATGAAGCTGGAGGCGGCGCGGCAGTTGACGTACGCGGCGGCGGCGAAGTCGCAGCGCACGGACGGTGATCTGACGTTCTTCGGGGCGGCGGCGAAGTGCTTCGCGTCGGACGTGGCGATGGAGATCACCACGGACGCGGTGCAGTTGCTGGGCGGTTACGGCTACACGCGGGACTACCCGGTGGAGCGGATGATGCGGGACGCGAAGATCACCCAGATCTACGAGGGCACCAACCAGGTCCAGCGCATCGTCATGGCCCGCAACCTGCCGTAG
- the ssuE gene encoding NADPH-dependent FMN reductase: MAVILSVSGSPSATSRTTRLLRHVDRRLTAQGHRVLALDARALPAAALLAADTSDPAIARAVELFEQADGVVIGTPVYKAAYSGLLKALLDLLPQYALRGKTVLPLATGGSTAHVLAVDYALRPVLNSMGAGHVTQGWFVLDRHVGVREDGGTELERETEVLLTPVVDAFSSALDARVELAAAS; the protein is encoded by the coding sequence ATGGCCGTGATCCTGTCCGTCTCCGGTTCCCCGTCCGCGACCTCCCGCACCACCCGGCTGCTGCGCCACGTCGACCGCCGGCTCACCGCCCAGGGCCACCGGGTCCTGGCGCTGGACGCCCGGGCGCTGCCCGCCGCCGCGCTGCTCGCCGCGGACACCTCGGACCCGGCGATAGCCCGGGCCGTCGAGCTGTTCGAGCAGGCCGACGGCGTGGTGATCGGCACCCCGGTCTACAAGGCCGCGTACTCGGGCCTGCTGAAGGCCCTGCTCGACCTGCTGCCGCAGTACGCGCTGCGCGGCAAGACCGTGCTGCCGCTGGCCACCGGCGGCTCGACCGCGCACGTGCTGGCGGTGGACTACGCGCTGCGCCCGGTGCTGAACTCGATGGGCGCGGGGCACGTCACCCAGGGCTGGTTCGTGCTGGACCGGCACGTCGGGGTGCGCGAGGACGGCGGCACCGAGCTGGAGCGGGAGACCGAGGTGCTGCTGACCCCGGTGGTGGACGCGTTCTCCTCCGCGCTCGACGCCCGGGTCGAACTCGCCGCCGCGAGCTGA
- a CDS encoding LCP family protein, giving the protein MPHQRPPARLPAPDRPRRPHRRRWGRWAAGTLSFSVLATSCGGWAVLNGVGSSLGRVDAIGGGPDRPADDGASTFLVVGTDNREGIPESTLKDVLHAGGESCHCTDTMMIVQLSADRGRATVVSVPRDSYVEIPAHQDAATGKQVPAGKGKINAAYGMGGAPLAVRTVEQNTGLRIDHYVEVNFLGFVSTVDALGGVEVCTPKPLKDDYSGLDLPAGTTRLDGAGALRYVRARHVDGSSDLGRMHRQQKLLAQLLHQASSGGTLLNPAKLSGVLDTVLRSVKVDKGLGNAELLEFADRLKDLSASNADFATVPLATVDHQVAGWGSTVLWDEKGAQQLFEAVRAGRPLTDASAAPAAADGPSAAPVAGTIPPGEVRVQVLNGAGIQGLGFRVDGELRKAGFATTGTPSNAPTGGPATTRTVIRYDPRWDESVKTLAAALPDAELVQAPGLGATLQVVAGSEYRAPAGSSAAPEAKPSATAKPAAAGTRAAASGVAGAESGSAISCPS; this is encoded by the coding sequence ATGCCTCACCAGCGCCCGCCCGCACGCCTGCCCGCACCCGATCGGCCGCGGCGGCCGCACCGCCGGCGCTGGGGCCGCTGGGCGGCGGGCACGCTCTCCTTCTCGGTGCTGGCCACCTCGTGCGGCGGGTGGGCGGTGCTGAACGGCGTCGGTTCCTCGCTCGGCCGGGTGGACGCGATCGGCGGCGGCCCGGACCGGCCGGCCGACGACGGGGCCTCGACCTTCCTGGTGGTCGGCACCGACAACCGGGAGGGCATCCCGGAGTCCACCCTGAAGGACGTGCTGCACGCGGGCGGCGAGTCCTGCCACTGCACCGACACCATGATGATCGTGCAGCTGTCCGCCGACCGCGGCCGGGCCACCGTGGTCTCGGTGCCGCGCGACTCGTACGTGGAGATCCCGGCCCACCAGGACGCCGCCACCGGCAAGCAGGTCCCGGCCGGCAAGGGCAAGATCAACGCCGCGTACGGGATGGGCGGCGCGCCGCTCGCGGTGCGCACCGTCGAGCAGAACACCGGGCTGCGGATCGACCACTACGTCGAGGTGAACTTCCTCGGCTTCGTCTCCACCGTGGACGCGCTCGGCGGCGTCGAGGTGTGCACGCCCAAGCCGCTCAAGGACGACTACTCGGGTCTCGACCTGCCGGCCGGCACCACCAGGCTGGACGGCGCGGGGGCGCTGCGCTACGTCCGGGCCCGGCACGTGGACGGCTCCTCCGACCTGGGGCGGATGCACCGTCAGCAGAAGCTCCTGGCGCAGCTGCTGCACCAGGCGTCCTCCGGCGGGACGCTGCTCAACCCGGCCAAGCTCAGCGGCGTGCTGGACACCGTGCTGCGCTCGGTGAAGGTGGACAAGGGCCTGGGCAATGCCGAACTGCTGGAATTCGCCGACCGGTTGAAGGACCTGTCGGCGTCCAACGCGGACTTCGCCACGGTGCCGCTGGCCACCGTCGACCACCAGGTGGCGGGCTGGGGCTCGACCGTGCTGTGGGACGAGAAGGGCGCGCAGCAGCTGTTCGAGGCGGTCCGGGCCGGGCGCCCGCTGACCGACGCCTCCGCCGCCCCCGCGGCGGCCGACGGGCCGAGCGCCGCCCCCGTTGCCGGAACGATTCCTCCGGGCGAGGTGCGGGTGCAGGTGCTCAACGGCGCGGGCATTCAGGGCCTGGGGTTCCGGGTGGACGGCGAACTGCGCAAGGCCGGGTTCGCCACCACCGGCACCCCGTCCAACGCGCCGACCGGGGGCCCCGCCACCACCCGGACGGTGATCCGCTACGACCCGCGCTGGGACGAGTCGGTGAAGACGCTGGCCGCCGCGCTGCCGGACGCCGAACTGGTCCAGGCGCCGGGCCTGGGCGCGACCCTGCAGGTGGTCGCCGGCAGCGAGTACCGCGCCCCGGCGGGGAGTTCGGCCGCCCCGGAGGCCAAACCGTCCGCCACCGCGAAGCCCGCCGCCGCCGGAACCCGGGCCGCGGCGTCCGGGGTGGCGGGCGCGGAGAGCGGCAGCGCGATCAGCTGCCCTTCCTGA
- a CDS encoding IS982 family transposase, whose product MTTEELDTLLTALYVQIDDHLPRTRWLGRPPRLTDSELVCLAVAQALLGFHSEARWIRFARAHLRGMFPHLPERPGYNKRLRAARPLLQQAVRELARATDLWADPVWVTDSTPVECGRSRDTVRRSALAGWAGYGYSRSHSRWFWGLKLHLVCTPAGLPVTWALASPKVDEREVLAALVETEPDLVRERPGLLILADKGYVSAELDRFLEQFGAQLLRPSYRNRTPRAGEGLLKSVRQLIESVNDTLKGQLGLEQHGGRTIEGVGARVGQRLLAMTCAIWHNRATGHPVTRSLIAYDH is encoded by the coding sequence GTGACGACCGAAGAGCTGGACACCCTCCTGACGGCACTCTACGTGCAGATCGATGATCATCTGCCCCGAACGCGATGGCTGGGGCGCCCGCCGCGACTGACGGACTCCGAGCTGGTCTGCCTGGCCGTCGCCCAGGCCCTGCTCGGCTTCCACTCCGAAGCCCGCTGGATCCGCTTCGCCCGAGCCCACCTGCGCGGCATGTTCCCCCACCTGCCCGAACGCCCCGGCTACAACAAGCGCCTACGCGCCGCGCGCCCGTTGCTCCAGCAGGCCGTCCGCGAGCTGGCCCGGGCCACCGACCTATGGGCCGACCCGGTCTGGGTCACGGACTCCACACCCGTGGAGTGCGGCCGCTCCCGCGACACCGTCCGCCGCTCGGCACTGGCCGGATGGGCCGGCTACGGCTACAGCCGCTCGCACTCGCGCTGGTTCTGGGGCCTGAAGCTGCACCTGGTCTGCACCCCGGCAGGGCTGCCCGTCACCTGGGCCCTGGCCAGCCCGAAGGTCGACGAGCGCGAGGTGCTGGCCGCACTCGTCGAGACCGAACCCGATCTCGTGCGCGAGCGGCCCGGCCTGCTGATCCTCGCCGACAAGGGCTACGTCTCCGCGGAACTCGACCGCTTCCTGGAACAGTTCGGGGCCCAGCTGTTGCGGCCGTCCTACCGCAACCGGACCCCACGCGCCGGCGAAGGGCTGCTGAAATCCGTCCGCCAGCTGATCGAGTCCGTGAACGACACCTTGAAGGGACAACTCGGACTCGAACAGCATGGCGGCCGCACCATCGAAGGCGTCGGCGCCCGCGTCGGCCAGCGACTGCTGGCGATGACCTGCGCGATCTGGCACAACCGGGCCACCGGCCACCCCGTCACCCGATCACTCATCGCCTACGACCACTGA
- a CDS encoding glycosyltransferase family 2 protein → MNTKAAEELPAVSVIMPVLNEERHLRTAVRRILEQEYGGELEVVIALGPSTDRTDAIAAELVAEDPRVRTVPNPTGRTPAGLNAAIRASRHPVVVRVDGHGLLTPGYIATAVRLLDEMGAANVGGIMHAEGETEWERAVAAAMTSRIGVGNAAFHTGGLAGPADTVYLGVFRREVLDRQGGYNEEFVRAQDWELNYRIRQAGGLVWFTPQLKVTYRPRPSVRALAKQYKDYGRWRRVVTRYHRGSVNLRYLAPPAALLGVLGGAVLGAALHPVFLVVPGGYLAAIVVGGLLEGRGLSAKARLRLPLALGTMHMSWGFGFLTSPRKLARKVIASTPPAPIDPVTATGA, encoded by the coding sequence ATGAACACCAAGGCTGCTGAGGAGCTGCCGGCGGTCTCCGTGATCATGCCGGTGCTCAACGAGGAACGTCATCTCCGCACCGCCGTCCGCCGGATCCTGGAACAGGAGTACGGCGGCGAGCTGGAGGTGGTGATCGCGCTGGGCCCGTCCACCGACCGGACGGACGCGATCGCCGCCGAACTGGTCGCCGAGGACCCGCGGGTGCGCACCGTGCCGAACCCGACCGGGCGCACCCCCGCCGGACTGAACGCGGCGATCCGCGCCAGCCGGCACCCCGTGGTGGTCCGGGTCGACGGCCACGGCCTGCTGACGCCCGGTTACATCGCCACCGCCGTCCGCCTGCTCGACGAGATGGGCGCCGCCAACGTCGGCGGCATCATGCACGCCGAGGGCGAGACCGAATGGGAGCGCGCCGTCGCCGCCGCGATGACCTCCAGGATCGGCGTCGGCAACGCGGCCTTCCACACCGGAGGGCTGGCCGGCCCCGCCGACACCGTGTACCTCGGCGTGTTCCGCCGCGAGGTGCTCGACCGGCAGGGCGGCTACAACGAGGAGTTCGTCCGCGCCCAGGACTGGGAGCTGAACTACCGCATCCGGCAGGCCGGCGGACTGGTCTGGTTCACCCCGCAGCTCAAGGTCACCTACCGGCCCCGGCCGAGCGTGCGCGCCCTCGCCAAGCAGTACAAGGACTACGGGCGCTGGCGCCGGGTCGTCACCCGCTACCACCGCGGCTCGGTCAACCTGCGCTACCTGGCCCCGCCGGCCGCGCTGCTCGGCGTCCTCGGCGGCGCGGTGCTCGGCGCCGCGCTGCACCCCGTGTTCCTGGTGGTGCCGGGCGGCTACCTCGCCGCGATCGTGGTCGGCGGCCTGCTGGAGGGCCGCGGCCTGTCCGCCAAGGCCCGTCTCCGACTCCCGCTGGCGCTCGGCACCATGCACATGAGCTGGGGCTTCGGCTTCCTCACCTCCCCGCGCAAGCTCGCCCGCAAGGTGATCGCCTCCACCCCGCCCGCCCCGATCGACCCGGTCACCGCCACCGGCGCCTGA
- a CDS encoding LCP family protein — MNTWQERPGGGSYGQGDAARGQGGAAEPPLPPELNPRGAGVPVSRPSQPHSDGPGRPASPYGGADRPAGNFGSPGSGPGGHGGDPGGGYDGPGGGYGGGQPYGQQPSEPGPGPAGGPARPRRSRKKIVGYSALGLVLALLVTLVGTYFWADGKLHHENVLADYPNRPAAGKGTNWLIVGSDSRQGLTDADEDNLHTGSAEGKRSDSMMILHIGDNGNTLMSIPRDSWVQIPAHLDTSGSGKTVPAATRKINAAFAAGGGRLLVQTVETNMGLRIDHYAEIGFAGFVGLVDAVGGVEMTIDQPVKDKDSGLDLQAGKQTLNGKQSLAFVRQRHQMADQDLGRMRNQQKFLGALAAQAASPSTLLNPFTFYPLASAGLDTLIVDDDAGLTDLGSMFLAMKGVTGGGGQTITVPIGNADFRTPTGESAVKWDAAKSKAVFDALKNDTAVPAAK; from the coding sequence ATGAACACGTGGCAGGAGCGCCCGGGGGGCGGCTCGTACGGGCAGGGCGATGCGGCACGCGGCCAGGGCGGGGCGGCGGAACCGCCGCTGCCTCCGGAGTTGAACCCGCGCGGCGCCGGCGTGCCGGTCTCCCGCCCGTCCCAGCCGCACAGCGACGGCCCGGGGCGCCCGGCCTCGCCGTACGGCGGCGCCGACCGCCCGGCCGGCAACTTCGGCAGCCCGGGCAGCGGCCCCGGCGGTCACGGCGGCGACCCGGGCGGCGGCTACGACGGCCCCGGCGGCGGCTACGGCGGCGGTCAGCCGTACGGGCAGCAGCCCTCCGAGCCCGGTCCCGGCCCGGCGGGCGGGCCGGCGCGGCCGCGCCGGTCCCGCAAGAAGATCGTCGGCTACTCGGCGCTCGGCCTGGTGCTGGCGCTGCTGGTCACCCTGGTCGGCACCTACTTCTGGGCGGACGGCAAGCTCCACCACGAGAACGTGCTCGCCGACTACCCGAACCGTCCCGCGGCCGGCAAGGGCACCAACTGGCTGATCGTCGGCTCGGACAGCCGGCAGGGCCTGACCGACGCCGACGAGGACAACCTGCACACCGGCTCCGCCGAGGGCAAGCGCAGCGACTCGATGATGATCCTGCACATCGGCGACAACGGGAACACGCTGATGTCGATCCCGCGCGACTCCTGGGTGCAGATACCGGCCCACCTGGACACCTCCGGCAGCGGCAAGACCGTCCCCGCCGCCACCCGGAAGATCAACGCCGCGTTCGCCGCGGGCGGCGGCCGGCTCCTGGTGCAGACCGTGGAGACCAACATGGGCCTGCGCATCGACCACTACGCGGAGATCGGCTTCGCGGGCTTCGTCGGCCTGGTCGACGCGGTCGGCGGCGTCGAGATGACCATCGACCAGCCGGTCAAGGACAAGGACTCCGGCCTCGACCTGCAGGCCGGCAAGCAGACCCTGAACGGCAAGCAGTCGCTGGCCTTCGTCCGCCAGCGGCACCAGATGGCCGACCAGGACCTCGGCCGGATGCGCAACCAGCAGAAGTTCCTCGGGGCGCTCGCCGCGCAGGCCGCGTCCCCGTCGACGCTGCTGAACCCGTTCACCTTCTACCCGCTGGCCTCGGCCGGCCTGGACACCCTGATCGTCGACGACGACGCCGGGCTCACCGACCTCGGCTCGATGTTCCTCGCCATGAAGGGCGTCACCGGGGGCGGCGGCCAGACCATCACCGTACCGATCGGCAACGCCGACTTCCGCACCCCGACCGGCGAGTCCGCGGTCAAGTGGGACGCGGCCAAGTCCAAGGCCGTCTTCGACGCGCTGAAGAACGACACCGCGGTCCCCGCGGCCAAGTGA
- a CDS encoding ABC transporter permease: protein MLLKTSLRSFFAHKGRLVLSLLAVVLSVAFVAGTLVFYNTATGTFDRLFAATASDLSVQKAEDKMAERGGPAAIPTVPVQTQAKLAAEPGVKAALGQVMVSTAVLVDPATNKLVGPTTGAPTLTGNWTDTPRNSVDVTSGHVPQGSDQIVLDADTAKKSGLGLGARLRVITDSGNHDFTISGIATFRTTNPGAALAFLDTPTAQQVLLGAEAYTSVELFGDGSRSNDQLKAAALTDLGSGYQARTAAEQQQENSDDVGSFLDFMKYAMLGFAVLAAGVGGFLIVNTFSMLVTQRTREIGLLRAIGGSRSQVNRSVLTEGLILGVLGSTLGIGAGLGLALGLIQLMKAAGMNLDASSLEITWTVPVISYAVGVLVTLFAAFIPARRASRITPMAALLDHAAPAEPRANRIRTAVGGLVTALGATALVFAARSTGSTGGMLIGLGVLATLVGAVVLGPLLASGLVRLLGGLLPALFGPAGRLAQRNVMRNPRRTGSTAAALMIGLAVVVGASVVTSSMVTSATAQIDKSVGADYIVAGGRTGLTPAMVDAVAHSKGIDHVTRQKSVPADLTTPDGARTETELVAADPSFTRDFRLPLASGTADGVFNGGVSVDQKFADTHHLKVGDPITVAYDKGRTQTLPVAAVLSTGNQLFDGNFFTGISTVSTALNGELPADSAVFAGAAAGADKAAVLADLQKSLETYPQLTVKDQAGYKDMIKSQVDQLLYMVYGLLGLTIVVAVLGVVNTLALSVIERTREIGLLRAIGLSRRQLRRVVRLESVVIALFGAVLGTALGLSWGVTARAVLADQGLTALTVPTGTVTAVLIGSVIIGLTAALVPAFRAARMNVLAAIATD from the coding sequence ATGCTGCTCAAGACCTCACTGCGGAGCTTCTTCGCCCACAAGGGCCGACTGGTGCTCTCCCTGCTCGCCGTGGTGCTCTCGGTCGCCTTCGTGGCCGGCACCCTGGTCTTCTACAACACCGCCACCGGCACGTTCGACCGCCTGTTCGCCGCCACCGCCTCCGACCTCTCTGTGCAGAAGGCGGAGGACAAGATGGCCGAGCGCGGCGGCCCCGCCGCGATCCCCACCGTCCCGGTGCAGACGCAGGCGAAGCTCGCCGCCGAGCCCGGCGTCAAGGCCGCCCTCGGCCAGGTCATGGTCTCCACCGCCGTGCTGGTCGACCCCGCCACCAACAAGCTGGTCGGCCCGACCACCGGCGCCCCCACCCTGACGGGCAACTGGACGGACACCCCGCGCAACTCGGTCGACGTCACCTCCGGCCACGTCCCGCAGGGCTCCGACCAGATCGTGCTGGACGCGGACACCGCCAAGAAGTCCGGCCTCGGCCTCGGCGCCAGGCTTCGGGTCATCACCGACAGCGGCAACCACGACTTCACCATCTCCGGCATCGCCACCTTCCGCACCACCAACCCCGGCGCAGCCCTCGCGTTCCTGGACACCCCGACCGCCCAGCAGGTCCTGCTCGGTGCCGAGGCCTACACCTCCGTCGAGCTGTTCGGCGACGGCAGCCGCAGCAACGACCAGCTGAAGGCCGCCGCACTGACCGACCTCGGCAGCGGCTACCAGGCCAGGACCGCCGCCGAGCAGCAGCAGGAGAACTCCGACGACGTCGGTTCCTTCCTCGACTTCATGAAGTACGCGATGCTCGGCTTCGCCGTCCTCGCGGCCGGCGTCGGCGGCTTCCTGATCGTCAACACCTTCTCCATGCTGGTCACCCAGCGCACCCGCGAGATCGGCCTGCTGCGCGCCATCGGCGGCAGCCGGTCCCAGGTCAACCGCTCGGTGCTGACCGAGGGCCTGATCCTCGGCGTGCTCGGCTCCACGCTCGGCATCGGCGCCGGCCTCGGCCTGGCGCTCGGCCTGATCCAGCTGATGAAGGCCGCCGGGATGAACCTGGACGCCTCCTCGCTGGAGATCACCTGGACGGTGCCGGTGATCAGCTACGCGGTCGGCGTGCTGGTCACCCTCTTCGCCGCGTTCATCCCCGCCCGGCGCGCCTCCCGGATCACCCCGATGGCCGCGCTGCTCGACCACGCGGCCCCCGCCGAACCCCGCGCCAACCGGATCCGCACCGCGGTCGGTGGCCTGGTCACCGCACTCGGCGCCACCGCCCTGGTGTTCGCCGCCCGCTCCACCGGCTCCACCGGCGGCATGCTGATCGGCCTCGGCGTGCTGGCCACCCTGGTCGGCGCGGTGGTCCTCGGCCCGCTGCTCGCCTCCGGCCTGGTCCGCCTGCTCGGCGGCCTGCTGCCCGCCCTGTTCGGCCCCGCCGGCCGCCTCGCCCAGCGCAACGTGATGCGCAACCCGCGCCGCACCGGCTCCACCGCCGCCGCCCTGATGATCGGCCTGGCCGTGGTCGTCGGCGCCTCCGTGGTCACCTCCTCGATGGTCACCTCGGCCACCGCGCAGATCGACAAGTCCGTCGGCGCCGACTACATCGTGGCCGGCGGCCGCACCGGCCTCACCCCGGCCATGGTCGACGCGGTCGCCCACTCCAAGGGCATCGACCACGTCACCCGGCAGAAGTCCGTCCCCGCGGACCTCACCACCCCCGACGGCGCCCGCACCGAGACCGAACTGGTCGCCGCCGACCCGAGCTTCACCCGGGACTTCCGCCTCCCGCTCGCCTCCGGCACCGCCGACGGCGTCTTCAACGGCGGCGTCTCGGTCGACCAGAAGTTCGCCGACACGCACCACCTCAAGGTCGGCGACCCGATCACCGTCGCCTACGACAAGGGCCGCACCCAGACCCTCCCGGTCGCCGCCGTCCTCAGCACCGGCAACCAGCTGTTCGACGGCAACTTCTTCACCGGCATCAGCACCGTCTCCACCGCCCTGAACGGCGAACTGCCCGCCGACTCCGCGGTGTTCGCCGGTGCCGCGGCCGGCGCGGACAAGGCCGCCGTGCTCGCCGACCTGCAGAAGTCGCTGGAGACCTACCCCCAGCTGACGGTCAAGGACCAGGCCGGCTACAAGGACATGATCAAGTCCCAGGTCGACCAGCTGCTCTACATGGTCTACGGCCTGCTCGGCCTGACGATCGTGGTCGCCGTCCTCGGCGTGGTCAACACCCTGGCGCTGTCCGTGATCGAGCGCACCCGCGAGATCGGCCTGCTCCGCGCCATCGGCCTCTCCCGGCGCCAGCTGCGCCGCGTGGTCCGCCTCGAATCGGTCGTCATCGCCCTGTTCGGCGCCGTCCTCGGCACCGCACTCGGCCTCTCCTGGGGCGTCACCGCCCGCGCCGTCCTCGCCGACCAGGGCCTCACCGCCCTGACCGTCCCCACCGGCACCGTGACGGCCGTCCTCATCGGTTCCGTGATCATCGGCCTGACCGCCGCCCTCGTCCCGGCCTTCCGCGCCGCCCGGATGAACGTCCTCGCCGCCATCGCCACCGACTGA